A section of the Papio anubis isolate 15944 chromosome 2, Panubis1.0, whole genome shotgun sequence genome encodes:
- the CAND2 gene encoding cullin-associated NEDD8-dissociated protein 2 isoform X3, which yields MSTAAFHISSLLEKMTSSDKDFRFMATSDLMSELQKDSIQLDEDSERKVVKMLLRLLEDKNGEVQNLAVKCLGPLVGKVKEYQVETIVDTLCANMRSDKEQLRDIAGIGLKTVLSELPPAATGSGLATNVCRKITGQLTSAIAQQEDVAVQLEALDILSDMLSRLGAPLGAFHASLLHCLLPQLSSPRLAVRKRAVGALGHLAAACSTDLFVELADHLLDRLPGPRAPTSPAAIRTLIQCLGSVGRQAGHRLGAHLDRLVPLVEDFCNLDDDELRESCLQAFEAFLRKCPKEMGPHVPNVTSLCLQYIKHDPNYNYNSDEDEEQMETEDSEFSEQESEDEYSDDDDMSWKVRRAAAKCIAALISSRPDLLPDFHCTLAPVLIRRFREREENVKADVFTAYIVLLRQTRPPKGWLEAMEEPTQTGSNLHMLRGQVPLVVKALQRQLKDRSIRARQGCFSLLTELAGVLPGSLAEHMPVLVSGIIFSLADRSSSSTIRMDALAFLQGLLGTEPAEAFHPHLPTLLPPVMACVADPFYKIAAEALVVLQELVQALWPLDRPRILDPEPYVGEMSAVTLARLRATDLDQEVKERAISCMGHLVGHLGDRLGDDLEPILLLLLDRLRNEITRLPAVKALTLVAVSPLQLDLQPILAEALPILASFLRKNQRALRLATLAALDALAQSQGLSLPPSAVQAVLAELPALVNESDMHVAQLAVDFLATVTQAQPASLVEVSGPVLSELLRLLRSPLLPAGVLAAAEGFLQALVGTRPPCVDYAKLISLLTAPVYEQAVDGGPGLHKQVFHSLARCVAALSAACPQEAASTANRLVCDARSPHSSTGVKVLAFLSLAEVGQVAGPGPQRELKAVLLEALGSPSEDVRAAASYALGRVGAGSLPDFLPFLLEQIEAEPRRQYLLLHSLREALGAAQPDSLKPYAEDIWALLFRRCEGAEEGTRGVVAECIGKLVLVNPSFLLPRFRKQLAAGRPHTRSTVITAVKFLISDQPHPIDPLLKSFIGACCVRPRGQQM from the exons ATGAGCACCGCCGCCTTCCACATCTCCAGCCTCCTGGAGAAGATGACGTCCAGCGACAAGGACTTCAG GTTCATGGCCACCAGCGACCTGATGTCGGAGTTGCAGAAGGACTCCATTCAGCTGGACGAGGACAGCGAGCGCAAGGTGGTGAAGATGCTGCTCCGGCTCCTGGAGGACAAGAACGGTGAGGTGCAGAACCTGGCTGTTAAGTG CCTGGGTCCTCTGGTGGGCAAAGTGAAGGAGTACCAGGTGGAGACCATCGTGGACACCCTGTGCGCCAACATGCGGTCAGACAAGGAGCAGCTGCGAGACATCGCCGGCATTGGCCTCAAGACTGTCCTCTCGGAGCTCCCCCCTGCAGCCACAG GCTCCGGGCTGGCCACCAACGTGTGCCGGAAGATCACGGGCCAGCTCACCAGTGCCATTGCCCAGCAGGAGGATGTGGCTGTGCAGCTGGAAGCCCTGGACATCCTCTCTGACATGCTGAGCAG gctgggtgCCCCGCTGGGCGCCTTCCACGCTAGCCTCCTGCACTGTCTGCTGCCACAGCTGAGCAGCCCGCGCCTGGCGGTGCGCAAGCGGGCGGTTGGAGCGCTTGGCCACCTGGCGGCCGCCTGCAGCACCGACCTCTTCGTGGAACTCGCTGACCACTTACTGGACCGGCTTCCCGGCCCACGGGCGCCCACCAGCCCGGCTGCCATCCGCACCCTAATCCAATGTTTGGGCAGCGTCGGCCGCCAGGCCGGCCACCGCCTCG GGGCTCACCTGGACCGCCTGGTGCCCCTGGTGGAGGATTTCTGCAACCTGGATGATGATGAGCTCCGGGAGTCCTGCCTCCAGGCTTTTGAGGCCTTCTTGAGGAA GTGCCCCAAGGAAATGGGCCCTCATGTGCCCAACGtgaccagcctctgcctccagtaCATAAAACATGACCCCAACTACAACTACAACAGTGATGAGGATGAGGAGCAGATGGAGACAGAGGATAGTGAATTCAGTGAGCAAG AGAGTGAGGATGAGTACAGCGATGATGATGACATGAGCTGGAAGGTGCGCCGGGCAGCTGCCAAGTGCATCGCAGCCTTGATCAGCTCGCGGCCTGACCTGCTGCCTGATTTCCACTGCACCCTGGCACCTGTGCTCATCCGCCGCTTCAGAGAACGCGAGGAGAATGTCAAGGCTGATGTCTTCACTGCTTACATCGTGCTGCTGCGGCAAACGCGGCCCCCAAAGGGATGGCTGGAGGCCATGGAGGAACCCACCCAGACCGGCAGCAACCTCCACATGCTACGTGGACAG GTGCCCCTTGTGGTCAAGGCCCTGCAGCGGCAGCTTAAAGATCGGAGCATCAGAGCGCGCCAGGGATGCTTCAGCCTCCTCACCGAGCTGGCAGGCGTCCTCCCCGGCAGCCTGGCTGAGCACATGCCTGTGCTGGTATCag GCATCATCTTCTCGCTGGCCGACCGCTCCAGCTCCTCCACCATCCGGATGGATGCCCTGGCCTTTCTGCAGGGGCTGCTGGGCACTGAACCAGCTGAGGCCTTCCACCCACACTTGCCCACCCTCCTGCCACCTGTGATGGCCTGTGTGGCTGACCCTTTCTATAAGATTGCAGCTGAGGCCCTGGTGGTGTTACAGGAGCTGGTGCAGGCCCTGTGGCCGCTGGACAGGCCTCGGATACTGGATCCTGAGCCGTATGTTGGAGAGATGTCTGCGGTTACCCTGGCGCGACTCCGTGCCACTGACCTGGACCAGGAGGTGAAGGAGCGGGCCATTTCCTGCATGGGCCACCTTGTAGGCCACCTGGGTGACCGGCTTGGGGATGACCTGGAGCCCATATTACTGCTCCTCCTGGACCGCCTGCGGAATGAGATCACCCGGCTGCCTGCTGTCAAGGCGCTTACGCTGGTGGCTGTGTCCCCGCTGCAGCTTGATCTACAGCCCATCCTGGCCGAGGCACTGCCCATTCTGGCCTCATTCCTGCGGAAGAATCAGCGGGCTTTGCGACTGGCCACACTGGCAGCCCTGGATGCCCTGGCCCAGAGccagggcctcagcctcccaccgtCTGCCGTGCAGGCTGTGCTGGCTGAGCTGCCTGCCCTGGTCAACGAGAGTGACATGCACGTGGCCCAGCTGGCTGTGGACTTCCTTGCCACAGTGACCCAGGCCCAGCCAGCCTCTTTGGTAGAGGTCAGTGGCCCTGTGCTCTCAGAGCTGCTGCGGCTGCTGCGTTCGCCCCTGTTGCCAGCCGGGGTTCTGGCAGCCGCTGAAGGCTTCCTGCAGGCCCTGGTGGGGACCCGTCCCCCGTGTGTGGACTATGCTAAACTCATCAGCCTGCTCACTGCTCCTGTTTATGAGCAGGCTGTGGATGGTGGGCCTGGCCTGCACAAGCAGGTGTTCCACTCATTGGCCCGGTGTGTGGCAGCCCTCTCAGCTGCCTGTCCCCAAGAGGCGGCAAGCACAGCCAACCGTCTGGTCTGCGATGCCAGGTCGCCCCACTCCAGCACGGGGGTCAAAGTCCTGGCATTCCTGTCGCTGGCTGAGGTGGGTCAGGTGGCTGGGCCAGGCCCCCAGCGGGAGCTGAAGGCAGTGCTCCTGGAAGCCTTGGGGTCACCCAGTGAGGATGTGAGGGCTGCAGCCTCGTATGCACTGGGCCGTGTGGGTGCTGGCAGCCTGCCCGACTTCCTGCCCTTCCTGCTGGAGCAGATCGAGGCTGAGCCCCGACGACAGTACCTGCTGCTGCACTCACTTAGGGAGGCCCTGGGGGCCGCCCAGCCTGACAGCCTGAAGCCCTACGCTGAGGACATCTGGGCCCTGCTGTTCCGGCGCTGCGAGGGCGCTGAGGAGGGCACCCGGGGGGTGGTGGCCGAGTGCATTGGGAAGCTGGTCCTTGTGAACCCTTCATTCCTTCTGCCCCGCTTCCGGAAGCAGCTTGCTGCAG GTCGGCCACACACCCGGAGCACCGTCATCACAGCGGTCAAGTTCCTCATCTCAGACCAGCCCCATCCCATTGACCCCCTCCTAAAGAGCTTCATCG GGGCCTGTTGTGTGAGACCAAGGGGTCAGCAGATGTGA
- the CAND2 gene encoding cullin-associated NEDD8-dissociated protein 2 isoform X4: MSTAAFHISSLLEKMTSSDKDFRFMATSDLMSELQKDSIQLDEDSERKVVKMLLRLLEDKNGEVQNLAVKCLGPLVGKVKEYQVETIVDTLCANMRSDKEQLRDIAGIGLKTVLSELPPAATGSGLATNVCRKITGQLTSAIAQQEDVAVQLEALDILSDMLSRLGAPLGAFHASLLHCLLPQLSSPRLAVRKRAVGALGHLAAACSTDLFVELADHLLDRLPGPRAPTSPAAIRTLIQCLGSVGRQAGHRLGAHLDRLVPLVEDFCNLDDDELRESCLQAFEAFLRKCPKEMGPHVPNVTSLCLQYIKHDPNYNYNSDEDEEQMETEDSEFSEQESEDEYSDDDDMSWKVRRAAAKCIAALISSRPDLLPDFHCTLAPVLIRRFREREENVKADVFTAYIVLLRQTRPPKGWLEAMEEPTQTGSNLHMLRGQVPLVVKALQRQLKDRSIRARQGCFSLLTELAGVLPGSLAEHMPVLVSGIIFSLADRSSSSTIRMDALAFLQGLLGTEPAEAFHPHLPTLLPPVMACVADPFYKIAAEALVVLQELVQALWPLDRPRILDPEPYVGEMSAVTLARLRATDLDQEVKERAISCMGHLVGHLGDRLGDDLEPILLLLLDRLRNEITRLPAVKALTLVAVSPLQLDLQPILAEALPILASFLRKNQRALRLATLAALDALAQSQGLSLPPSAVQAVLAELPALVNESDMHVAQLAVDFLATVTQAQPASLVEVSGPVLSELLRLLRSPLLPAGVLAAAEGFLQALVGTRPPCVDYAKLISLLTAPVYEQAVDGGPGLHKQVFHSLARCVAALSAACPQEAASTANRLVCDARSPHSSTGVKVLAFLSLAEVGQVAGPGPQRELKAVLLEALGSPSEDVRAAASYALGRVGAGSLPDFLPFLLEQIEAEPRRQYLLLHSLREALGAAQPDSLKPYAEDIWALLFRRCEGAEEGTRGVVAECIGKLVLVNPSFLLPRFRKQLAAGRPHTRSTVITAVKFLISDQPHPIDPLLKSFIGGNGSL, from the exons ATGAGCACCGCCGCCTTCCACATCTCCAGCCTCCTGGAGAAGATGACGTCCAGCGACAAGGACTTCAG GTTCATGGCCACCAGCGACCTGATGTCGGAGTTGCAGAAGGACTCCATTCAGCTGGACGAGGACAGCGAGCGCAAGGTGGTGAAGATGCTGCTCCGGCTCCTGGAGGACAAGAACGGTGAGGTGCAGAACCTGGCTGTTAAGTG CCTGGGTCCTCTGGTGGGCAAAGTGAAGGAGTACCAGGTGGAGACCATCGTGGACACCCTGTGCGCCAACATGCGGTCAGACAAGGAGCAGCTGCGAGACATCGCCGGCATTGGCCTCAAGACTGTCCTCTCGGAGCTCCCCCCTGCAGCCACAG GCTCCGGGCTGGCCACCAACGTGTGCCGGAAGATCACGGGCCAGCTCACCAGTGCCATTGCCCAGCAGGAGGATGTGGCTGTGCAGCTGGAAGCCCTGGACATCCTCTCTGACATGCTGAGCAG gctgggtgCCCCGCTGGGCGCCTTCCACGCTAGCCTCCTGCACTGTCTGCTGCCACAGCTGAGCAGCCCGCGCCTGGCGGTGCGCAAGCGGGCGGTTGGAGCGCTTGGCCACCTGGCGGCCGCCTGCAGCACCGACCTCTTCGTGGAACTCGCTGACCACTTACTGGACCGGCTTCCCGGCCCACGGGCGCCCACCAGCCCGGCTGCCATCCGCACCCTAATCCAATGTTTGGGCAGCGTCGGCCGCCAGGCCGGCCACCGCCTCG GGGCTCACCTGGACCGCCTGGTGCCCCTGGTGGAGGATTTCTGCAACCTGGATGATGATGAGCTCCGGGAGTCCTGCCTCCAGGCTTTTGAGGCCTTCTTGAGGAA GTGCCCCAAGGAAATGGGCCCTCATGTGCCCAACGtgaccagcctctgcctccagtaCATAAAACATGACCCCAACTACAACTACAACAGTGATGAGGATGAGGAGCAGATGGAGACAGAGGATAGTGAATTCAGTGAGCAAG AGAGTGAGGATGAGTACAGCGATGATGATGACATGAGCTGGAAGGTGCGCCGGGCAGCTGCCAAGTGCATCGCAGCCTTGATCAGCTCGCGGCCTGACCTGCTGCCTGATTTCCACTGCACCCTGGCACCTGTGCTCATCCGCCGCTTCAGAGAACGCGAGGAGAATGTCAAGGCTGATGTCTTCACTGCTTACATCGTGCTGCTGCGGCAAACGCGGCCCCCAAAGGGATGGCTGGAGGCCATGGAGGAACCCACCCAGACCGGCAGCAACCTCCACATGCTACGTGGACAG GTGCCCCTTGTGGTCAAGGCCCTGCAGCGGCAGCTTAAAGATCGGAGCATCAGAGCGCGCCAGGGATGCTTCAGCCTCCTCACCGAGCTGGCAGGCGTCCTCCCCGGCAGCCTGGCTGAGCACATGCCTGTGCTGGTATCag GCATCATCTTCTCGCTGGCCGACCGCTCCAGCTCCTCCACCATCCGGATGGATGCCCTGGCCTTTCTGCAGGGGCTGCTGGGCACTGAACCAGCTGAGGCCTTCCACCCACACTTGCCCACCCTCCTGCCACCTGTGATGGCCTGTGTGGCTGACCCTTTCTATAAGATTGCAGCTGAGGCCCTGGTGGTGTTACAGGAGCTGGTGCAGGCCCTGTGGCCGCTGGACAGGCCTCGGATACTGGATCCTGAGCCGTATGTTGGAGAGATGTCTGCGGTTACCCTGGCGCGACTCCGTGCCACTGACCTGGACCAGGAGGTGAAGGAGCGGGCCATTTCCTGCATGGGCCACCTTGTAGGCCACCTGGGTGACCGGCTTGGGGATGACCTGGAGCCCATATTACTGCTCCTCCTGGACCGCCTGCGGAATGAGATCACCCGGCTGCCTGCTGTCAAGGCGCTTACGCTGGTGGCTGTGTCCCCGCTGCAGCTTGATCTACAGCCCATCCTGGCCGAGGCACTGCCCATTCTGGCCTCATTCCTGCGGAAGAATCAGCGGGCTTTGCGACTGGCCACACTGGCAGCCCTGGATGCCCTGGCCCAGAGccagggcctcagcctcccaccgtCTGCCGTGCAGGCTGTGCTGGCTGAGCTGCCTGCCCTGGTCAACGAGAGTGACATGCACGTGGCCCAGCTGGCTGTGGACTTCCTTGCCACAGTGACCCAGGCCCAGCCAGCCTCTTTGGTAGAGGTCAGTGGCCCTGTGCTCTCAGAGCTGCTGCGGCTGCTGCGTTCGCCCCTGTTGCCAGCCGGGGTTCTGGCAGCCGCTGAAGGCTTCCTGCAGGCCCTGGTGGGGACCCGTCCCCCGTGTGTGGACTATGCTAAACTCATCAGCCTGCTCACTGCTCCTGTTTATGAGCAGGCTGTGGATGGTGGGCCTGGCCTGCACAAGCAGGTGTTCCACTCATTGGCCCGGTGTGTGGCAGCCCTCTCAGCTGCCTGTCCCCAAGAGGCGGCAAGCACAGCCAACCGTCTGGTCTGCGATGCCAGGTCGCCCCACTCCAGCACGGGGGTCAAAGTCCTGGCATTCCTGTCGCTGGCTGAGGTGGGTCAGGTGGCTGGGCCAGGCCCCCAGCGGGAGCTGAAGGCAGTGCTCCTGGAAGCCTTGGGGTCACCCAGTGAGGATGTGAGGGCTGCAGCCTCGTATGCACTGGGCCGTGTGGGTGCTGGCAGCCTGCCCGACTTCCTGCCCTTCCTGCTGGAGCAGATCGAGGCTGAGCCCCGACGACAGTACCTGCTGCTGCACTCACTTAGGGAGGCCCTGGGGGCCGCCCAGCCTGACAGCCTGAAGCCCTACGCTGAGGACATCTGGGCCCTGCTGTTCCGGCGCTGCGAGGGCGCTGAGGAGGGCACCCGGGGGGTGGTGGCCGAGTGCATTGGGAAGCTGGTCCTTGTGAACCCTTCATTCCTTCTGCCCCGCTTCCGGAAGCAGCTTGCTGCAG GTCGGCCACACACCCGGAGCACCGTCATCACAGCGGTCAAGTTCCTCATCTCAGACCAGCCCCATCCCATTGACCCCCTCCTAAAGAGCTTCATCG